From a region of the Candidatus Hydrothermales bacterium genome:
- a CDS encoding glycosyltransferase family 9 protein — protein sequence MKVIILRFSSGGDLILLTGIVNKLLESGVDVSILLKRKFRDIFSGFENLKIYELEDHEGIFREEFNYAFDLQKNLKSFILMKRIKAKEKLSINKRSILRRIYLYLRYPIKEKSMIKIFAEPFEKVFRENFYLRPVLKGEVKFEGLPGKYILIAPFTSKEKKNLSNYVLKKILESESKKNMCVVVGDLKSKGISLPLVNENIVDLRGRTSLRELFYIVKNSDYVITVDSMVSHIASAYKKKGVVIFGPTTPIYGFRPFGEELRVLYNKTFCSPCSLHGEGFCLFNKRCYKKILNKFVGGGNKSSPIQDFLRL from the coding sequence TTGAAAGTAATTATATTAAGATTTTCCTCTGGAGGAGATTTAATTTTACTCACAGGTATAGTAAATAAACTACTTGAGAGTGGCGTAGATGTCTCAATACTTTTAAAGAGAAAATTTAGAGATATATTTTCTGGTTTTGAAAATTTAAAAATTTATGAGCTTGAAGATCATGAAGGAATTTTTAGGGAGGAGTTTAATTATGCTTTTGATTTGCAAAAGAATTTAAAAAGTTTTATTCTGATGAAAAGGATAAAGGCGAAAGAAAAGCTATCTATAAACAAAAGAAGTATTTTAAGGAGGATTTATCTTTATTTGAGGTATCCGATTAAGGAAAAAAGTATGATAAAAATTTTTGCAGAGCCTTTTGAAAAGGTTTTTAGGGAGAATTTTTATTTAAGGCCGGTTTTAAAAGGTGAAGTTAAATTTGAGGGTTTGCCAGGGAAATATATTTTAATAGCTCCCTTTACTTCAAAAGAAAAGAAGAATCTTTCTAATTATGTTTTGAAAAAAATATTGGAGAGTGAGAGTAAAAAAAATATGTGTGTAGTGGTGGGAGATTTAAAAAGTAAAGGTATAAGTTTACCCCTTGTTAATGAAAATATAGTTGATTTGAGGGGAAGGACAAGTTTGAGGGAGCTTTTTTATATTGTGAAGAATTCGGATTATGTAATAACTGTTGATAGTATGGTTTCGCATATTGCGAGTGCATACAAAAAAAAGGGCGTAGTAATTTTTGGACCAACTACCCCGATCTATGGTTTTAGACCGTTTGGAGAAGAATTAAGAGTTTTATACAATAAGACTTTCTGTTCACCCTGTTCTCTTCACGGAGAGGGCTTCTGTTTATTTAACAAAAGATGTTATAAAAAGATACTTAATAAGTTTGTAGGGGGAGGCAATAAATCCTCCCCCATTCAGGATTTTCTACGTTTATAA
- a CDS encoding GDP-mannose 4,6-dehydratase — protein sequence MRILITGAGGFIGSHLVEHLSKKFKIIAFVRYNSQGNIGNLKYIEKENLKNVEIVFGDLRAREEIEKAFKNSNLVIHLAASISVNRSFENIEEVFFNNILVTFNILHALKKSKIPLIHFSTSEVYGNPESLPIREKDCKKALSPYAASKIASDELVRSVCIYEDIPFLIVRPFNTYGPRQSIRSIIPWLIYEILNSEEVEVGNLYTKRDFIYVKDLCKIIEIFIEKRYFNGEEINICSGESYSIKEILDILFRISGKTKKIKEKEQRKRPVKSEITELRGDNTRLREIVGEIKLKSFEEGLRETYEFYEKFGFEAPKEFSLL from the coding sequence ATGAGGATATTGATAACAGGGGCAGGAGGTTTTATAGGAAGTCATCTTGTAGAACATTTAAGTAAAAAATTCAAAATTATAGCCTTTGTGAGATATAATTCTCAGGGAAACATTGGAAATTTAAAATATATTGAAAAAGAGAATTTAAAAAATGTTGAAATAGTTTTTGGTGATTTGAGAGCAAGAGAGGAAATTGAAAAGGCTTTTAAAAACTCAAACTTAGTAATTCATCTTGCCGCCTCTATATCTGTAAATAGATCCTTTGAAAATATTGAGGAAGTTTTTTTTAATAACATATTAGTTACCTTTAACATACTACACGCCCTAAAAAAATCTAAAATTCCTTTAATACATTTTTCTACTTCAGAGGTATATGGAAATCCTGAGAGTTTACCTATAAGGGAGAAAGATTGTAAAAAGGCTCTTTCTCCCTATGCTGCTTCTAAGATAGCCTCTGATGAGCTTGTAAGATCTGTATGTATTTATGAAGATATTCCTTTTTTGATCGTAAGACCCTTTAACACCTATGGTCCAAGACAGTCTATAAGGTCAATAATACCTTGGTTAATCTATGAAATTTTAAACTCAGAGGAAGTTGAGGTAGGAAATCTGTATACAAAACGTGACTTTATTTATGTTAAAGATCTTTGTAAAATAATTGAAATCTTTATTGAAAAGAGATATTTTAACGGAGAGGAGATAAACATCTGCTCGGGAGAGTCCTATTCTATAAAAGAGATTTTAGACATACTTTTTAGAATTTCGGGGAAAACTAAAAAAATTAAGGAAAAAGAACAGAGAAAGAGGCCGGTAAAAAGTGAGATTACGGAGTTAAGGGGTGATAATACGAGGCTTAGGGAAATTGTAGGTGAGATAAAATTAAAGAGTTTTGAGGAAGGTTTAAGAGAAACCTATGAATTTTATGAGAAATTTGGATTTGAAGCTCCAAAAGAGTTTAGTTTACTTTGA
- a CDS encoding glycosyltransferase family 2 protein: MKKVSVLIPGYNEAENIEHLVKEIDEFIEKFDIKDWEFIYIDDGSTDSTLEEINKYLKERNYLKLVSYKRNMGKTYALQRGLKVAEGDIIVIFDADLQFTLNDAKRLVEKIEEGFDIVCGKKTGKYNKRVVSFFYNTLTRLLFKVPASDMNSIKAIRKEVLLEVPLRKDWHRYIVVWGWEYGFSVTEINVELRPRRFGVSKYRGFKRVLIGFLDLVAVKIQISFMRKPMLLFGTLSIISFLIGLIGSLIGLYIKFFIHKKVRLISIVFLIALFSILSLLFFLVGFLGEAIAGIHDRLDKLEKRR, encoded by the coding sequence ATAAAAAAGGTAAGTGTATTAATACCTGGATATAACGAGGCAGAAAATATTGAGCATTTAGTAAAAGAAATAGATGAGTTTATAGAAAAGTTTGATATAAAGGACTGGGAGTTTATATATATAGATGATGGTTCTACTGATTCTACTTTAGAGGAAATTAATAAGTATCTTAAGGAGAGGAATTATCTTAAACTTGTCTCCTACAAAAGAAATATGGGAAAAACTTATGCTCTACAAAGGGGGTTAAAAGTAGCAGAAGGTGATATAATTGTTATTTTTGATGCTGATCTTCAATTTACCTTAAATGATGCAAAGAGGTTAGTAGAAAAAATTGAGGAGGGTTTTGATATAGTTTGTGGTAAAAAGACTGGTAAGTATAATAAAAGGGTTGTTTCTTTTTTTTACAATACTTTAACAAGGCTTCTTTTTAAGGTTCCTGCTTCTGATATGAATTCTATTAAAGCGATAAGAAAGGAAGTTCTTTTAGAGGTTCCGTTAAGGAAAGATTGGCATAGGTATATAGTAGTTTGGGGATGGGAGTATGGATTTTCTGTAACAGAAATAAATGTTGAATTAAGACCAAGAAGGTTTGGAGTGAGTAAGTATAGAGGTTTTAAGAGAGTACTTATTGGTTTTCTAGACCTTGTCGCTGTTAAGATACAGATATCCTTTATGAGAAAACCCATGCTTTTATTTGGGACTCTCTCAATTATTTCATTTTTAATTGGCTTAATTGGCAGTTTGATAGGGCTTTATATAAAGTTTTTTATTCACAAAAAAGTAAGGTTAATTTCAATTGTTTTTTTAATAGCTCTTTTTTCTATTTTAAGTCTTTTATTTTTCTTAGTTGGCTTTCTTGGGGAGGCGATAGCAGGGATTCATGATAGATTAGACAAGTTAGAGAAAAGAAGATGA
- a CDS encoding Glu/Leu/Phe/Val dehydrogenase, which translates to MDTKTSKRSLLEEIAKDEVWGPVFKMVAQQVEKAFEVGKLNEKYFETVLEPERVLRVSIPVVMDDESIKCFAGYRVQHSTARGPAKGGIRYHPDVTLDEVAALAAWMSFKNALVNLPFGGGKGGVKVDPALLSQGELVRLTRRYTSGILPLIGPYKDVPAPDVNTNDMIMDVIMDTYSMFQGFTTPSIVTGKSVSLGGSVGRREATGKGVFFVTKEFLKLKNKDLEKQRIAIQGFGNVGSIAALSFYEAGAKVCAVTDISGGIYNEKGLDIKRILKLIEEKKFLKEIKGEGDFIENRELFGLDADILIPAAIERQITEENAPSIKAFLIVEGANGPVTPEAENILLEKGVYILPDILANSGGVIVSYFEWVQDLQYYFWKEKEIFEKLEDILRSALNHVINKAEELKTDFRTAALVIGISRIIDAIERRGIFP; encoded by the coding sequence ATGGATACCAAAACAAGCAAAAGAAGCTTATTAGAGGAAATTGCAAAGGACGAGGTCTGGGGACCAGTTTTTAAAATGGTCGCCCAGCAGGTTGAAAAAGCCTTTGAGGTCGGCAAATTGAATGAGAAATATTTTGAAACAGTACTTGAACCTGAGAGAGTTCTAAGGGTTTCAATACCTGTTGTAATGGATGATGAAAGTATAAAATGTTTTGCAGGATATAGGGTACAGCATTCAACAGCAAGGGGCCCAGCAAAGGGAGGCATAAGATACCATCCAGATGTAACCCTTGATGAGGTTGCTGCACTTGCAGCTTGGATGAGTTTTAAAAATGCGCTAGTGAATTTACCCTTTGGTGGCGGAAAGGGAGGAGTAAAGGTTGATCCCGCTTTGCTTTCCCAGGGAGAACTTGTAAGATTAACAAGAAGATATACATCTGGTATATTGCCACTAATAGGTCCATATAAGGATGTACCTGCTCCTGATGTAAATACGAATGATATGATAATGGATGTAATTATGGATACTTATTCAATGTTCCAAGGATTTACAACTCCAAGTATAGTAACAGGGAAATCAGTTTCTCTTGGTGGCTCAGTTGGAAGAAGAGAGGCAACTGGCAAGGGAGTATTCTTTGTTACGAAAGAGTTTTTGAAATTAAAAAATAAAGATTTAGAAAAACAGAGGATTGCAATTCAGGGCTTTGGAAATGTGGGTTCAATTGCGGCACTATCTTTTTATGAAGCAGGAGCAAAAGTCTGTGCAGTTACAGATATCTCTGGTGGCATCTATAATGAAAAGGGATTAGATATCAAAAGAATATTAAAGTTAATAGAGGAAAAGAAGTTCTTGAAGGAAATAAAGGGAGAAGGTGATTTTATAGAAAACAGGGAACTTTTTGGGCTAGATGCTGATATACTTATTCCGGCGGCTATAGAAAGGCAGATTACTGAAGAGAATGCTCCTTCTATTAAGGCATTTTTAATAGTGGAGGGAGCAAATGGTCCTGTAACTCCAGAGGCTGAAAACATCTTACTTGAAAAGGGAGTTTATATACTTCCCGATATTTTAGCAAACTCAGGAGGAGTTATTGTTTCATATTTTGAGTGGGTCCAGGATCTACAGTATTACTTCTGGAAAGAGAAAGAAATATTTGAGAAGTTAGAGGATATTTTAAGATCAGCATTGAATCATGTAATAAATAAGGCAGAAGAATTAAAAACTGATTTTAGAACTGCGGCACTTGTCATAGGTATTTCAAGAATAATCGATGCAATCGAAAGGAGAGGAATTTTCCCATAA
- a CDS encoding V-type ATP synthase subunit B, translated as MSTLSTKEYQTVSYISGPLLFVEGARDFSYAALVEILMPDGTKRKGQVLEVSDKYAVIQVLEGTIGLDVATTRVRFLEDQVHIGVSRELIGRIFNGRGEPIDGLPFPTPEKRLPIIGAAINPIARDKPSDFIQTGVSAIDGFNTLVRGQKLPIFSGAGLPANEIAAMIMKYAKVRGEGEEFLIVFAAMGLTSREYSYFMKEFKESGALGRIVAFVNLADDPAVERLLTPRFALTVAEYFAFELDFHVLVILSDMTNYCEALREIGAAREEVPGRRGYPGYMYTDLATMYERTGRIRGKKGSITQIPILTMPDDDITHPIPDLTGYITEGQIVLSRELHRKGVFPPIDILMSLSRLMNLGIGEGKTAAYHREWKDQLYACYARGKDLRKLVAIVGEDALSELDKKYLKFADEFEKVMLNQQDKERTIEETLEIGWNLLGMLPKTELSKIKRKYLEEFYKEWIPKQAKEAY; from the coding sequence ATGAGCACATTATCTACAAAGGAGTATCAAACTGTTAGTTATATATCTGGTCCACTTTTGTTTGTAGAAGGTGCAAGAGATTTTTCTTATGCAGCTCTTGTTGAAATTTTGATGCCTGATGGTACAAAGAGAAAAGGACAAGTACTTGAAGTTTCTGATAAATATGCAGTGATTCAAGTTCTCGAGGGAACAATAGGTCTTGATGTAGCCACAACTAGGGTCAGGTTTTTAGAGGATCAGGTTCATATAGGGGTTTCAAGGGAACTAATTGGGAGAATATTTAATGGAAGAGGAGAACCAATCGATGGTCTTCCTTTTCCTACTCCTGAGAAGAGGCTACCAATAATTGGAGCAGCAATAAATCCGATAGCAAGAGATAAGCCCTCCGATTTTATTCAAACAGGCGTTTCAGCAATTGATGGCTTTAATACACTTGTTAGAGGGCAAAAATTGCCGATCTTTTCTGGAGCTGGACTTCCAGCAAACGAAATTGCAGCAATGATAATGAAATATGCAAAGGTAAGAGGTGAGGGAGAAGAGTTTTTAATTGTTTTTGCAGCAATGGGTTTAACTTCAAGGGAGTATTCCTATTTTATGAAGGAATTTAAAGAAAGTGGAGCGCTTGGAAGAATAGTGGCTTTTGTAAATTTGGCTGATGATCCTGCAGTAGAGAGACTCTTAACTCCTAGATTTGCTCTTACTGTAGCAGAATATTTTGCTTTTGAACTTGACTTTCATGTCCTTGTGATACTTTCGGATATGACGAATTATTGCGAAGCCCTAAGAGAGATAGGAGCAGCAAGAGAAGAAGTTCCAGGGAGGAGGGGTTATCCCGGTTATATGTATACAGACTTAGCTACAATGTATGAAAGGACCGGTAGAATCAGAGGTAAAAAGGGATCAATAACTCAGATTCCAATTTTAACGATGCCAGATGATGATATTACTCACCCTATTCCGGATTTGACGGGTTATATAACTGAGGGGCAGATAGTGCTTTCAAGAGAGCTTCATAGAAAAGGGGTCTTCCCACCTATTGATATTTTAATGAGTTTATCGAGGTTAATGAATTTAGGGATTGGAGAGGGAAAAACTGCGGCATATCATAGGGAGTGGAAAGATCAGCTTTATGCGTGTTATGCAAGAGGAAAAGATTTAAGAAAATTAGTAGCCATAGTAGGGGAAGACGCGTTAAGTGAACTTGATAAAAAGTATTTGAAATTTGCAGATGAGTTTGAAAAAGTTATGTTGAACCAGCAAGACAAAGAGAGAACAATAGAGGAAACGCTAGAAATAGGATGGAATCTGCTGGGTATGCTTCCGAAAACTGAACTTTCAAAAATAAAAAGAAAATATTTGGAGGAGTTTTATAAAGAATGGATACCAAAACAAGCAAAAGAAGCTTATTAG